A DNA window from Micromonospora sp. NBC_01739 contains the following coding sequences:
- a CDS encoding SDR family NAD(P)-dependent oxidoreductase codes for MRVLVTGGTGFIGSHTVAALLRGGYEVRLLVRDPDTVGRALGPLGVSTADVATVRGDVTDPESVTRAMAGCTGVLHAAGLYSFDTRRHAQMRQVNVGGTEIVLEAARAAGAETIVHVSSVVALAPTGGAPLATELPVGRPRERYMATKAAAEEVARRHQAAGAPVVITYPMATLGPHDPHLGDQLARLRALLRGWLPIWPGGGFPVGDVRDVADLHVAALRAGAGPRRLLAPGQRLSTREFVAAVREVTGRRLPVGYLPSAAVLPVGAAASAVQRISPWHVPVEYGAVYTCHCDLRTGPQVPAPTRPITETIRDTVAWLHRAGLISRRQAGLAVDPR; via the coding sequence GTGCGGGTACTGGTCACCGGCGGCACCGGCTTCATCGGCTCGCACACGGTCGCGGCGCTGCTGCGCGGCGGGTACGAGGTGCGGCTGCTGGTTCGGGACCCGGACACGGTCGGACGGGCTCTCGGCCCCCTCGGGGTGTCCACCGCGGATGTGGCGACCGTGCGCGGCGACGTCACCGACCCGGAGTCGGTGACCCGGGCGATGGCGGGTTGCACCGGGGTCCTGCACGCCGCCGGCCTCTACTCCTTCGACACCCGCCGCCATGCGCAGATGCGGCAGGTCAACGTCGGCGGCACCGAGATCGTGCTGGAGGCGGCCCGCGCGGCCGGGGCCGAGACGATCGTGCACGTCTCCTCCGTGGTGGCCCTGGCCCCCACCGGGGGTGCGCCGCTGGCCACGGAGCTGCCGGTGGGCCGCCCCCGGGAGCGGTACATGGCCACCAAGGCGGCGGCCGAAGAGGTCGCCCGCCGACACCAGGCCGCCGGGGCCCCGGTGGTCATCACCTACCCGATGGCCACCCTGGGCCCCCACGACCCGCACCTGGGGGATCAGCTCGCCCGGCTGCGGGCCCTGCTGCGCGGGTGGCTGCCCATCTGGCCCGGTGGCGGATTCCCGGTCGGTGACGTCCGGGACGTGGCCGACCTGCATGTCGCCGCGCTGCGAGCCGGGGCGGGGCCACGGCGGCTGCTGGCGCCGGGGCAGCGGCTGTCCACCCGGGAGTTCGTCGCGGCGGTACGCGAGGTCACCGGGCGTCGGCTGCCGGTCGGCTACCTGCCGTCGGCGGCGGTGCTGCCGGTGGGGGCGGCCGCATCCGCGGTGCAGCGGATCTCGCCGTGGCATGTCCCGGTGGAGTACGGCGCGGTCTACACCTGCCACTGCGATCTGCGTACCGGCCCGCAGGTGCCCGCCCCCACCCGCCCGATCACGGAGACCATCCGGGACACCGTGGCCTGGTTGCACCGCGCCGGTCTGATCAGTCGCCGGCAGGCCGGGCTGGCCGTCGACCCGCGCTGA
- a CDS encoding carboxymuconolactone decarboxylase family protein, which yields MSGLYARVARRPSRGHVRRVTPVPIERAEGLTAVVYGQVERDFGMLAPPVSLHSPAPQVLAACWVVLRETLVASGRVDRATREAVAVAVSAENSCPYCVEVHGATMAGLLPAAADPAGAALRDRVSQWARAGTDRTQAGHTRPPVAADQAVELLGVALVFHYLNRMVNVFLEPSPLPPGLPSVMRGGVRRVFGKLMARGTRGDRPPGATRDLLPAAALPADLAWSSGHPVLADALARSSAAIEAAGQRSVPTSVRELVTARLAGWDGRPAGISRAWVGEAMGDLPGGDRAAGRLALLTAFASYQVDDQVVAEVRATGADDRALIELTAWASMAAARVAAAWVPLDPNAPPS from the coding sequence GTGAGTGGCCTGTACGCCAGGGTGGCCCGGCGTCCCTCCCGGGGACACGTACGCCGGGTCACCCCGGTGCCCATCGAACGCGCCGAGGGCCTCACCGCGGTGGTGTACGGGCAGGTGGAACGGGACTTCGGCATGCTCGCCCCGCCGGTGAGCCTGCACTCGCCCGCCCCGCAGGTGCTGGCCGCCTGCTGGGTCGTGCTGCGCGAGACCCTGGTCGCCTCCGGCCGGGTGGATCGGGCCACCCGGGAGGCCGTGGCGGTCGCCGTCTCGGCGGAGAACTCCTGCCCGTACTGCGTGGAGGTGCACGGGGCCACCATGGCCGGCCTGCTGCCCGCCGCTGCCGACCCGGCCGGTGCCGCCCTTCGGGACCGGGTGAGCCAGTGGGCCCGGGCGGGCACCGACCGGACCCAGGCCGGCCACACCCGGCCGCCGGTCGCCGCCGACCAGGCCGTGGAACTTCTCGGGGTGGCGCTGGTCTTCCACTACCTCAACCGGATGGTGAACGTCTTCCTGGAACCGTCGCCCCTGCCGCCCGGCCTGCCCTCGGTCATGCGCGGCGGAGTACGCCGGGTCTTCGGCAAGCTGATGGCCCGGGGTACCCGCGGCGACCGTCCGCCCGGTGCCACCCGGGACCTGCTGCCGGCCGCGGCACTGCCGGCGGACCTTGCCTGGAGCAGCGGCCACCCCGTGCTGGCCGACGCACTGGCCCGGAGCAGCGCGGCCATCGAGGCCGCCGGGCAGCGGTCGGTGCCCACCTCGGTGCGGGAACTGGTCACCGCCCGGCTGGCGGGCTGGGACGGCCGGCCGGCCGGGATCAGTCGCGCCTGGGTCGGCGAGGCCATGGGTGATCTGCCCGGCGGCGACCGGGCGGCGGGGCGGCTGGCGCTGCTCACCGCCTTCGCCTCCTACCAGGTCGACGACCAGGTGGTGGCCGAGGTACGGGCCACCGGAGCCGACGACCGGGCCCTGATCGAGTTGACCGCCTGGGCCAGCATGGCCGCGGCCCGGGTGGCGGCGGCCTGGGTCCCCCTGGACCCGAACGCACCGCCGAGCTGA
- a CDS encoding GMC family oxidoreductase — MTSSESTDVLVIGSGFGGAITAYHLAAGGARVVVLERGPWLSGEEFEHDFKFGSSSTRVFDFVIGDGMSVLSGNCVGGGSVVYFAAMPRAPRFVFDRQGRFGHRMWPGTISRDTLEPWYDRVAEALPVTQTGWDTVPFSGGLFGAACDHAGRTANPVPVALDQAKCTNCNWMMAGCRFDAKRSLLLNYLPAALAHGAQIRPLHEVQHLSRTDDGGYRVHYTVLDEVDYRVEVDSGTIDAKIVVIAAGAGATPVILKRSEPTLGPMPHAVGRYFSGNGERLNTAIFDEGRIREVLGLSRPDGVPYEAYQIGKGPCVANWDKLDGSLPEYERYSLEQLYFPPGFGTILAQVPDAVGPTWFGAEKKELLRTWQSWLTVFTMSEDDNEGEFGALPPSGNAVRLSQQMLARGSLRYQPTENTLRGWALSDAEVRDILERDGLSRVMPWTNDVVGAYTVHPLASCRIGDNPDTSALDDRHELRDHPGIFVTDGSAVPAGLTVNPAMTIAALAERAVPGIVAAARERGVPVRYGAPAPDGATSGRAAVLPLVRGTVQR, encoded by the coding sequence ATGACGAGTTCCGAGAGCACCGACGTCCTGGTGATCGGTAGCGGCTTCGGCGGTGCGATCACCGCGTACCACCTGGCCGCAGGAGGCGCACGGGTGGTCGTGCTGGAGCGCGGGCCGTGGCTGTCCGGGGAGGAGTTCGAACACGACTTCAAGTTCGGCTCCTCCTCGACCCGGGTCTTCGACTTCGTCATCGGCGACGGAATGAGCGTGCTCAGCGGCAACTGCGTGGGCGGCGGCAGTGTCGTCTACTTCGCCGCGATGCCCCGCGCCCCCCGGTTCGTCTTCGACCGGCAGGGCCGGTTCGGTCACCGGATGTGGCCGGGCACGATCTCCCGGGACACCCTGGAGCCCTGGTACGACCGGGTGGCCGAGGCCCTGCCGGTAACCCAGACCGGCTGGGACACCGTGCCGTTCTCCGGTGGCCTGTTCGGCGCGGCCTGTGACCACGCCGGACGGACCGCCAACCCGGTGCCGGTGGCGTTGGACCAGGCCAAGTGCACCAACTGCAACTGGATGATGGCCGGCTGCCGGTTCGACGCCAAACGCTCCCTGCTGCTCAACTATCTGCCGGCCGCCCTGGCCCACGGCGCCCAGATCCGTCCGCTGCACGAGGTGCAGCACCTCTCCCGTACCGACGACGGTGGCTACCGGGTGCACTACACCGTGCTGGACGAGGTCGACTACCGGGTCGAGGTGGACAGCGGCACCATCGACGCGAAGATCGTGGTGATCGCCGCCGGGGCCGGCGCCACCCCGGTGATCCTCAAGCGTTCCGAGCCGACCCTCGGCCCCATGCCGCACGCCGTCGGTCGGTACTTCTCCGGCAACGGCGAGCGACTCAACACCGCCATCTTCGACGAGGGCCGCATCCGCGAGGTGCTCGGCCTCAGCCGGCCCGACGGGGTGCCCTACGAGGCGTACCAGATCGGCAAGGGCCCCTGCGTGGCCAACTGGGACAAGCTGGACGGATCCCTGCCGGAGTACGAGCGGTACTCGCTGGAGCAGCTGTACTTCCCACCCGGCTTCGGCACCATCCTGGCCCAGGTGCCGGACGCGGTCGGCCCCACCTGGTTCGGGGCGGAGAAGAAGGAACTGTTGCGCACCTGGCAGTCCTGGCTGACGGTCTTCACCATGAGCGAGGACGACAACGAGGGTGAGTTCGGTGCCCTTCCGCCCAGCGGCAACGCCGTGCGGCTGTCCCAGCAGATGCTGGCCCGGGGATCGCTGCGCTACCAGCCCACCGAGAACACCCTGCGGGGCTGGGCGCTGTCCGACGCGGAGGTACGCGACATCCTGGAACGCGACGGGCTGTCCCGGGTGATGCCGTGGACCAACGACGTGGTCGGGGCGTACACGGTGCATCCGCTGGCCTCCTGCCGCATCGGTGACAACCCGGACACCTCCGCCCTGGACGACCGGCACGAGCTGCGCGACCATCCCGGCATCTTCGTCACCGACGGCTCCGCCGTGCCGGCCGGTCTGACCGTGAACCCGGCGATGACCATCGCCGCGCTGGCCGAGCGGGCGGTGCCCGGCATCGTCGCGGCGGCGCGGGAACGCGGGGTCCCGGTCCGCTACGGGGCGCCGGCCCCGGACGGGGCCACCAGTGGCCGTGCCGCCGTGCTGCCGCTGGTACGCGGCACCGTGCAACGGTGA
- a CDS encoding DUF5987 family protein — MVLEAYADTILPGQKRWPGDRAVAGVSPDGGAVAAGALLTLRSEEGGMAPALDTLADRLDEHAQEYAAETGLDLDPTVPAFVSLDYPDRIRLVQRLTDPTHPEREAWTGLAMFSVIAFDAAAHSHTEEALAAGHVGLNIIGFRRPGPDGLWRFDTYSYGRQLARPHPDTTPSGSPA, encoded by the coding sequence ATGGTGCTGGAGGCGTACGCCGACACGATTCTGCCGGGCCAGAAACGGTGGCCGGGGGATCGGGCCGTGGCCGGTGTCTCGCCCGACGGCGGGGCGGTCGCCGCCGGCGCACTGCTGACCCTGCGCTCCGAGGAGGGCGGCATGGCTCCGGCGCTGGACACCCTGGCCGACAGACTCGACGAGCACGCCCAGGAGTACGCCGCCGAGACAGGCCTGGACCTGGACCCCACGGTCCCGGCGTTCGTCTCGCTCGACTACCCCGACCGGATCCGGTTGGTGCAGCGCCTGACCGACCCCACCCACCCGGAGCGGGAGGCCTGGACCGGTCTGGCCATGTTCAGCGTCATCGCCTTCGACGCCGCCGCGCACTCGCACACCGAGGAGGCGCTGGCCGCCGGCCATGTGGGACTGAACATCATCGGCTTCCGTCGGCCCGGCCCGGACGGGCTGTGGCGGTTCGACACCTACAGCTACGGCCGCCAACTGGCCCGGCCGCATCCTGACACCACCCCCTCCGGGAGCCCCGCATGA
- a CDS encoding polyketide synthase dehydratase domain-containing protein yields the protein MATTPGPTPRGPAFAERLTRAVLIHEPGRLLVTTTTLSPAEVPVLDEPTDPGAPLLPAAHVLEALAQGWVALTGHRGPPVFETVEFGTPLVVGEDGVRLRLIVSAEPGTDTTVVVLRGEHWGRQVTYGHARLRHPGRSAARTSADPVPAAAPPMPNDPPVAPLRVGVPDRPPRTFFVEPGRSDRRLRYREITTSGCVLELTGTGAAESVAAVAGPLVLGDPGVRAAFLRALHPWAPDMMLRPSGVDRIWLAGVGPYEQVTLHATHRGRQDQVHRYDLEIRAGGRIVERWTGLRLRPLPGRPGPWPAQLLGPYLSRRLAELTGCDVGVVLEPGLRWKWRRQHTALAVSRLLGADPTLHHRRDGRPEVGGGWWISTAHGAGHTFAVAARTPVGCDLEPVLRRDPAEWRRSLGAHLASAELIVAQTGESPHRAGTRVWSALEALHKAGATAFTPLTYDRATPDGWLLLTAGSWQVATCATTLRGGPEDLVVAVATPR from the coding sequence ATGGCCACCACACCCGGCCCGACGCCCCGGGGCCCGGCGTTCGCCGAACGCCTCACCCGCGCGGTGCTGATCCACGAGCCCGGTCGGCTGCTGGTCACCACGACCACCCTCAGCCCCGCAGAGGTGCCCGTCCTCGATGAACCGACCGACCCGGGCGCTCCGCTGCTGCCGGCCGCGCACGTGTTGGAGGCCCTGGCGCAGGGCTGGGTGGCCCTCACCGGACACCGGGGTCCACCGGTGTTCGAGACGGTCGAGTTCGGTACCCCGCTGGTGGTCGGCGAGGACGGGGTGCGGTTACGACTGATCGTCTCGGCCGAGCCGGGGACCGACACCACCGTGGTCGTGTTGCGCGGCGAACACTGGGGCCGCCAGGTGACCTACGGACACGCCCGACTGCGCCACCCCGGCCGATCGGCTGCCCGGACCTCCGCCGATCCGGTCCCGGCAGCCGCCCCGCCGATGCCGAACGACCCGCCGGTGGCGCCCCTGCGTGTCGGGGTGCCGGACCGGCCGCCCCGCACCTTCTTCGTCGAACCCGGGCGCTCGGATCGTCGGCTGCGCTACCGCGAGATCACCACCTCGGGCTGCGTGCTGGAACTGACCGGTACGGGTGCGGCGGAGTCCGTCGCCGCCGTGGCAGGTCCGTTGGTGCTCGGTGACCCCGGCGTACGGGCCGCCTTCCTCCGTGCCCTGCATCCGTGGGCACCGGACATGATGCTGCGACCGTCCGGAGTCGACCGGATCTGGCTGGCCGGGGTCGGCCCCTACGAGCAGGTGACCCTGCACGCGACCCACCGCGGCCGGCAGGACCAGGTGCACCGCTACGACCTGGAGATCCGGGCCGGCGGACGGATCGTGGAGCGGTGGACCGGGCTTCGGCTGCGACCGCTGCCCGGCAGACCCGGTCCGTGGCCGGCGCAGCTGCTCGGGCCGTACCTGAGCCGCAGGCTGGCCGAGCTGACCGGGTGCGACGTGGGCGTCGTGCTGGAGCCGGGCCTGCGGTGGAAGTGGCGTCGGCAGCACACCGCCCTGGCCGTGTCCCGGCTGCTCGGTGCGGACCCGACCCTGCACCACCGCCGCGACGGTCGCCCCGAAGTGGGCGGCGGCTGGTGGATCTCGACCGCCCACGGCGCCGGGCACACCTTCGCGGTGGCGGCCCGCACCCCGGTCGGCTGCGACCTGGAACCGGTCCTGCGACGCGACCCCGCCGAGTGGCGTCGGTCGCTCGGCGCGCACCTGGCCTCGGCCGAGCTGATCGTCGCCCAGACCGGGGAGTCGCCGCACCGGGCGGGTACCCGGGTCTGGTCGGCCCTGGAAGCGCTGCACAAGGCCGGGGCCACCGCCTTCACCCCGTTGACCTACGACCGGGCCACCCCGGACGGCTGGCTGCTGCTCACCGCCGGCAGTTGGCAGGTGGCGACCTGTGCCACGACACTGCGTGGCGGGCCGGAGGACCTGGTGGTGGCGGTGGCGACCCCCCGATGA
- a CDS encoding DUF1702 family protein has product MAGLWRNLRAQLMTPDIAETTMSRRGFHVKDEPGRQRLEAVGASFLTGFRAAVEARDETDIGRLNLIDRQFRGFAYEGAAMGYAVLDGVTGGRRTARFLTGAGSPHVYMAYVGIGWAYAKLPRWRWRAVAAPDPLLRWLVLDGLGFYRAYFETDRFVRRQAVSPVPWPPETPGDYPRRALDQGIGRASWFVAGADPDVAANIIGRFDSARHADLWSGMGLAATYAGGADPDDLKKLAVHAGRYRPQLAQGSTFGAQARLRAGLVTEHTPLATEIFCGCSPEEAAAVTDRAREDLPPDGTEPAYEMWRRRIQAHFA; this is encoded by the coding sequence ATGGCAGGTCTGTGGCGTAACCTTCGCGCACAGCTGATGACGCCGGACATCGCCGAGACGACGATGAGCAGGCGGGGATTCCACGTCAAGGACGAGCCCGGCCGGCAGCGGCTGGAGGCCGTGGGCGCCAGCTTCCTCACCGGCTTCCGGGCTGCCGTCGAGGCCCGGGACGAGACCGACATCGGCCGGCTGAACCTGATCGATCGGCAGTTCCGTGGCTTCGCCTACGAAGGGGCCGCCATGGGATACGCCGTCCTGGACGGGGTGACCGGCGGACGGCGTACCGCCCGGTTCCTGACCGGCGCCGGCTCGCCCCACGTCTACATGGCCTACGTCGGGATCGGCTGGGCGTACGCCAAACTTCCCCGGTGGCGCTGGCGGGCCGTGGCGGCGCCGGACCCGTTGCTGCGCTGGCTGGTCCTCGACGGCCTGGGCTTCTACCGGGCCTACTTCGAAACCGACCGGTTCGTCCGCCGACAGGCGGTCTCCCCGGTGCCGTGGCCGCCCGAGACGCCCGGTGACTACCCGCGGCGCGCCCTCGACCAGGGCATCGGCCGGGCCAGTTGGTTCGTCGCCGGAGCCGATCCCGATGTCGCCGCGAACATCATCGGCCGCTTCGACTCCGCCCGGCACGCCGACCTGTGGAGCGGCATGGGGCTGGCCGCCACCTACGCCGGGGGTGCCGATCCCGACGACCTGAAGAAGCTGGCCGTCCACGCCGGCCGGTACCGCCCGCAGTTGGCCCAGGGCTCCACCTTCGGTGCGCAGGCGCGACTGCGCGCCGGACTGGTCACCGAGCACACCCCCCTGGCCACCGAGATCTTCTGCGGATGCAGTCCGGAGGAGGCGGCGGCGGTCACCGATCGGGCCCGCGAGGACCTTCCGCCGGACGGCACCGAGCCGGCCTACGAGATGTGGCGACGGCGGATCCAGGCGCACTTCGCCTGA
- a CDS encoding TIGR03084 family metal-binding protein, with protein sequence MSQTPDVINDLTAESEALDAIVAKLSDDQWDIGTPAAGWTIRHQIAHLAATFRLAGLAAAQPAAFQQVTSRLSDDFDANVAAAMADFVVEPPAVLLSRWRAERAIAEKALAAVPAGQPVPWLVRPLPAPVLAAAGMMEVFAHGRDVADALGIRPTPTDRLGHLVGFAVRTWDFGYLARGLTPPEVEFRFEITAPSGTVWAFGPPEAEQRITGPAEDFCLLVTRRRHRQDLAVRAVGGDAEHWLDIAQAYRGPAGPGRSPGQFSSTRG encoded by the coding sequence GTGTCACAGACACCAGACGTGATCAACGATCTCACTGCGGAGAGTGAGGCGCTCGACGCCATCGTGGCCAAGCTGAGCGACGACCAGTGGGACATCGGGACTCCGGCCGCGGGCTGGACGATCCGGCACCAGATCGCCCACCTGGCCGCCACCTTCCGGCTGGCTGGGCTGGCCGCCGCGCAGCCGGCCGCCTTCCAGCAGGTGACCTCCCGGCTCAGCGACGACTTCGACGCCAACGTGGCGGCCGCGATGGCCGACTTCGTCGTCGAACCACCCGCGGTCCTGCTGTCGCGCTGGCGGGCCGAGCGGGCCATCGCGGAGAAGGCCCTGGCTGCGGTACCGGCCGGACAACCGGTGCCCTGGCTGGTGCGGCCACTGCCGGCACCAGTGCTGGCCGCGGCCGGCATGATGGAGGTCTTCGCGCACGGCCGCGACGTCGCGGACGCCCTCGGCATCCGACCGACTCCCACGGACCGACTCGGCCACCTGGTCGGTTTCGCCGTTCGGACCTGGGACTTCGGGTACCTGGCCCGGGGCCTGACACCCCCCGAGGTGGAGTTCCGCTTCGAGATCACCGCCCCGTCGGGCACGGTGTGGGCGTTCGGCCCGCCGGAGGCCGAACAGCGGATCACCGGCCCCGCCGAGGACTTCTGCCTGCTCGTCACGCGCCGCCGGCACCGGCAGGACCTGGCAGTACGGGCCGTCGGCGGCGATGCCGAGCACTGGCTGGACATCGCTCAGGCGTATCGAGGGCCGGCCGGGCCGGGCCGCAGCCCGGGGCAGTTCTCCAGCACCCGGGGCTGA
- a CDS encoding AraC family transcriptional regulator, with translation MEDSIQRAVGRVIEAIREDLAEPHTVDGMARTAMFSKFHFTRIFQRVTGISPGRFLMVMRLHRAKQLLLSTSMSVTEITHEVGYASVGTFSSRFSSSVGVSPSTYRRLRGVTPQVPVDHRTVAQPPVPAIQGVVHPPASEQTKDRLTFIGLFRDPVPLGRPVRCTVLERPGPYRLDSPPPGQWYVLACSRVRGRQDYWEADWTDEDALIGVHGPLTISRRPSAIEADLQLRRMTSLDPPILLALPQP, from the coding sequence ATGGAAGACAGTATCCAGCGTGCCGTCGGTCGGGTAATCGAAGCCATCCGGGAGGATCTGGCAGAACCGCACACCGTGGACGGCATGGCTCGCACAGCCATGTTCAGCAAGTTCCACTTCACCCGAATCTTCCAACGTGTCACCGGCATCTCCCCAGGCCGCTTCCTCATGGTCATGCGGCTGCACCGGGCTAAACAGTTGCTGTTGTCGACATCCATGAGCGTCACCGAGATAACCCACGAGGTCGGCTACGCCAGTGTGGGCACCTTCAGCTCCCGGTTCAGCAGCAGTGTCGGGGTCTCCCCCAGCACCTACCGCAGGCTGCGTGGGGTGACACCGCAGGTGCCCGTCGACCACCGAACCGTGGCCCAGCCACCGGTCCCGGCGATCCAGGGCGTGGTCCACCCACCCGCCTCCGAGCAGACCAAGGACCGGTTGACCTTCATCGGGCTCTTCCGTGACCCCGTCCCGCTCGGCCGTCCCGTGCGGTGCACCGTGCTCGAACGACCCGGCCCCTACCGACTGGACAGCCCACCTCCCGGGCAGTGGTACGTGCTGGCCTGCTCCCGGGTGCGTGGCCGCCAGGACTACTGGGAGGCCGACTGGACGGACGAGGACGCCCTGATCGGCGTACACGGGCCACTGACCATCAGCCGCCGACCCAGCGCCATCGAGGCCGACCTCCAGCTGCGCCGGATGACCTCCCTGGACCCGCCGATCCTGCTGGCCCTCCCCCAGCCCTGA
- a CDS encoding MFS transporter encodes MVDNLSAASASATPLGGRQRLALGALGASFLMAALDSTIIYPAIPSIAQALRLSTASTHWLMSAFLITFGGVLLLSSRLAELFGRRRLFTTGLAMVTAASLLSATAWTGEVLVSARIVQGVGAALVATTALPLLAMALGPGPARSRALGFWTLIGAFGGTAGLLLGGLLTDSFGWRWVFLLNVPIGIVAVLLVPILPKDRCGRSGHPLEVASATCLISALALIGWTIIAALGPGGLTGGVLLRLTGASVLLLLGLALEARTGRRLIRPGPLLSGNRVGSLGVLFIAGTVIEGVLLLITLYGQEVLGLSATRFGALMTALTLSSVIGSYLGQAVVLRHGLRLVALAGLSLTGAGLLALAMVDSPLSTVYLLSVLPLVGVGAGAAFVAAQIGVTLDATEADSAAASGLSDASFSMGGALGLAAVSAVLVAQQSLSQLPAPVGAGLPTAFAVAAGLTVAGLVAALLLGQRSAPVVGQGG; translated from the coding sequence ATGGTGGACAACTTAAGCGCAGCGTCGGCGTCGGCAACCCCTCTCGGCGGACGGCAACGGCTGGCCCTCGGCGCCCTCGGCGCGTCCTTCCTGATGGCGGCGCTGGACAGCACCATCATCTATCCCGCCATCCCGAGCATCGCGCAGGCACTGCGACTGTCCACAGCGAGCACGCACTGGCTGATGTCCGCCTTCCTGATCACCTTCGGCGGGGTACTGCTGCTCAGCAGTCGGCTGGCCGAACTCTTCGGTCGGCGTCGGCTGTTCACCACCGGGCTGGCGATGGTGACCGCCGCCTCCCTGCTGTCGGCGACGGCCTGGACCGGGGAAGTGCTCGTCAGCGCACGCATCGTGCAGGGTGTCGGTGCGGCCCTGGTCGCCACGACCGCCCTGCCACTGCTGGCCATGGCCCTCGGCCCCGGTCCGGCCCGGTCCCGGGCACTCGGCTTCTGGACCCTCATCGGCGCCTTCGGCGGCACCGCCGGGCTGCTGCTCGGCGGGCTGCTCACCGACAGTTTCGGGTGGCGATGGGTGTTCCTGCTCAACGTGCCCATCGGGATCGTCGCCGTACTGCTGGTCCCGATCCTGCCGAAGGACCGGTGCGGCCGCTCCGGACATCCGCTGGAGGTGGCCAGCGCCACCTGCCTGATCAGCGCCCTGGCCCTGATCGGCTGGACGATCATCGCCGCGCTCGGACCTGGCGGCCTCACCGGCGGTGTTCTCCTGCGGCTCACCGGGGCGTCGGTGCTGCTGCTGCTCGGCCTGGCCCTCGAGGCGCGCACCGGGCGCCGCCTGATCCGACCCGGACCGCTGCTGTCCGGCAACCGGGTGGGCAGCCTGGGGGTGCTGTTCATCGCCGGCACGGTGATCGAAGGGGTGCTGCTGCTGATCACCCTGTACGGGCAGGAGGTGTTGGGGCTCTCGGCCACCAGGTTCGGTGCCCTGATGACGGCCCTGACCCTGTCCTCGGTCATCGGCTCGTACCTCGGTCAGGCGGTCGTGTTGCGGCACGGGCTGCGGCTGGTGGCCCTGGCGGGCCTGTCCCTGACCGGAGCCGGCCTGCTGGCCCTGGCCATGGTCGACAGTCCGCTGTCCACGGTCTACCTGCTCAGTGTGCTGCCCCTGGTCGGCGTCGGTGCCGGCGCGGCCTTCGTCGCCGCACAGATCGGGGTGACCCTGGATGCCACCGAGGCCGACTCCGCCGCGGCCTCGGGCCTGTCCGACGCCTCGTTCAGCATGGGTGGAGCGCTCGGACTGGCCGCCGTGTCGGCCGTACTCGTCGCCCAGCAGTCCCTCTCGCAGCTGCCGGCACCGGTGGGCGCCGGCCTGCCCACGGCCTTCGCGGTGGCCGCCGGACTCACCGTGGCCGGTCTGGTGGCCGCGCTGCTGCTGGGGCAGCGGAGTGCGCCCGTGGTCGGGCAGGGAGGGTAG
- a CDS encoding winged helix-turn-helix transcriptional regulator yields the protein MAPRGYGQDCSIARALEVVGERWTLLIVRNAMVSDCRFESLLDSLGIARNVLAQRLSTLVEAGILERIPYRDRPVRHEYRLTGRGRELAPVLAALMQWGERNCPGAQPSPDRALVHTRCDHPVELVLLCRSCDESVPTSELVSDPGGPATGDPPADNRPLKAMAATGPDTH from the coding sequence ATGGCGCCTCGCGGGTACGGACAGGACTGCTCGATCGCACGGGCTCTGGAGGTGGTCGGCGAGCGCTGGACCCTGCTCATCGTGCGCAACGCGATGGTGAGTGACTGCCGCTTCGAGTCCCTGCTAGACAGCCTCGGCATAGCCCGCAACGTCCTCGCTCAACGACTCAGCACCCTGGTCGAGGCCGGCATCCTGGAACGGATCCCCTACCGGGACCGGCCGGTGCGGCACGAGTACCGCCTCACCGGGCGGGGGCGTGAGCTGGCCCCCGTGCTGGCCGCGTTGATGCAGTGGGGAGAGCGGAACTGCCCCGGCGCCCAACCCTCGCCCGACCGGGCCCTGGTGCACACCCGCTGCGACCATCCGGTGGAACTGGTCCTGCTCTGCCGGTCCTGCGACGAGTCGGTCCCGACCAGCGAGTTGGTGTCCGACCCGGGCGGGCCGGCCACCGGCGACCCGCCGGCCGACAATCGACCGCTGAAGGCTATGGCGGCCACCGGTCCCGATACTCACTGA